The Mustelus asterias chromosome 18, sMusAst1.hap1.1, whole genome shotgun sequence genome has a window encoding:
- the LOC144507167 gene encoding inverted formin-2-like isoform X1 — MAGKAEGVQRKWALVKEKVTPPDADNTEANLENAEPELCIRLLQVPTVVNYSGLRKRLENSNNSWMVQFLEFNGLDLLLEALDRLSGRGVAKISDALLQLTCVKCVRAVMNSSSGIEYIVNNEGYIRKLSQALDTANITVKKQVFELLAALFIYSLEGHDLALDALEHYKTVKRQQYRFSVIMNELQATDNIPYMTTLMSVINAIILGAEELTFRTQLRNEFIGLHLLDLLTLLREKDDEDLLVQCVTFEEAKGDDDEELMRIYDGIDMNSHQAVFAALFNKVSSSPSSTQLLSILQGLLQLEPSNSSSVVLWEALEILVNRAILIADDTNEDDDVGPIMERLVVKKLGKDQPVKQNASKKVVDKGVQTELSESAIPTEVSQKLNSSVPESLPANLKLHPPPPPAPPLPPFLVATTQPCIPPPPPLPGTGTMPPPPPPPPLPGAAGVPPPPPPPPLPGAAGIPPPPPLPGAGTIPPPPPLPPLPGAGTIPPPPPLPPLPGVGGVPPPPPPLPGVGGAPPPPPPLPGAGGVPPPPPLFPSGIPPPPPPPGAFTNETPIMAHQAGNLSCSYAPPKRPVHRPTLRMKKLNWQKVPAKIALGENCLWSTIRRTAEEPLDPDYASIEQLFCFPVSNSKQKEKTVIKKEVKEITFLDSRKSLNLNIFLKQFKCSHEEVTDMIKRGDRSKFDVEVLKQFKKLMPENHEIENIKAYKGEKEKLASADHFYLLLLDVPCYQLRIDCMLLCEEATVTLQVLHPRAELIKTACQDLLSASRLPLFCELILKIGNFLNYGSHTGNADGFKINTLLKLTETKANQSRITLLHHMIEEIEKSYPDLLNLPDDLEKISKAGGLSVDSLQSDAINLLEGLKNISRKVGSSIDDVKLQFEKPIQERLSVTNDLKELLEDIESERKKLAEYFCDDISKLSLEELFLTIKTFRDSFLKGMKENKLRKEQMAKAEKRKQKLQEEEAKRQKGENGQAIHKSPIKQEEGCIIDVLLSDIRKGFQLKKTARSRCETLSAPKRSITEKSKGKISLDQSAPSAEDKEKAMAPQDTTVSKTSDDISVPVTEAVTQQAPAEEVPTQNDAVQNTTRQLSVEVMSNRETNASEVVPVHKDMTDKNPALSTSEVNKENICKGSPKSNSEILFAEDEQISSPAINASEAVSVHEDVVDLPTTEVNKENICNERPKSNSEMLLAKHHEQLKQYHNEDNNTMDREEDKLSHNTTVDGNLPKAVNDINSQNKDDVTHVDPTLTVLASEASTDTEMTISQNVDQTIPDTNVTHPKPNHEHTGSISSSTRSKTRPHRSASCTSSTKSSARKSIDEKSQKIRDDHPENRHKKSKKTCVLH, encoded by the exons CTTTGGACACAGCCAATATCACAGTAAAGAAACAAGTATTTGAACTATTAGCAGCACTCTTTATCTATTCATTGGAAGGTCACGATCTGGCTTTGGACGCACTGGAACACTACAAG ACTGTGAAAAGACAGCAATATCGATTTAGCGTGATCATGAATGAACTCCAGGCCACAGATAATATTCCATATATGACAACCCTAATGAGTGTCATCAACGCCATCATCTTGGGTgcagaggaactgacattccGTACACAACTTCGGAATGAATTCATAG GTCTCCACCTGTTGGATTTACTGACATTATTAAG GGAAAAAGATGATGAGGATTTATTGGTTCAGTGTGTCACCTTTGAGGAAGCCAAAGGAGATGATGATGAAGAATTAATGAGAATCTATGATGGCATTGATATGAACAGTCACCAAGCAGTATTTGCAGCATTGTTCAATAAA GTGAGCAGCTCACCATCTTCTACCCAGCTGCTGTCAATTCTCCAGGGGCTTCTACAGTTAGAACCATCGAACAGTAGCAGTGTCGTGCTCTGGGAAGCCCTGGAAATCTTGGTGAATAGAGCCATCCTAATTGCTGATGACA caAATGAAGATGATGATGTTGGCCCAATCATGGAAAGACTTGTAGTGAAGAAGTTAGGAAAGGATCAGCCAGTGAAGCAAAATGCTAGTAAGAAGGTTGTTGATAAAGGTGTTCAGACAGAATTGTCCGAGTCTGCAATACCCACTGAAGTAAGCCAAAAGTTAAACTCCTCAGTGCCAGAATCACTTCCAGCTAACCTGAAGctgcatcctccccctcccccggctcCCCCACTTCCTCCATTTCTCGTTGCTACAACTCAGCCATGTATTCCACCGCCACCCCCTCTTCCAGGCACTGGTaccatgccccctcctccccctcccccacctctccctggTGCTGCCGGtgttcccccgcctccccctcccccgcctctccCTGGTGCTGCCGgtattcccccacctccccctctccctggcgCTGGCActattcctccccctccccctctcccacctctcCCTGGCGCTGGCActattcctccccctccccctctcccacctctccctggtgttggcggtgtccctccccctccccctcccctccctggtgTTGGTGgtgcgcccccacctccccctcccctccctggtgccggaggtgtgcctccccctcccccgcttttCCCCAGTGGcattcctccccctccaccacctccgGGTGCATTTACCAATGAAACGCCCATAATGGCTCACCAAGCTGGCAACCTATCGTGTTCGTACGCTCCACCTAAAAGACCTGTTCATCGGCCAACGTTACGGATGAAAAAGCTGAACTGGCAGAAAGTCCCTGCAAAAATAGCTTTGG ggGAAAATTGTTTATGGTCAACCATTCGAAGAACTGCAGAAGAACCTTTGGACCCTGATTATGCCAGTATTGAGCAACTCTTCTGCTTTCCAGTGTCCAATTCGAAACAGAAAGAGAAAACTGTTATCAAAAAGGAGGTCAAAGAG ATCACATTTCTAGATTCAAGGAAAAGCCTTAACTTGAACATATTTTTAAAGCAATTCAAATG TTCTCATGAGGAAGTGACTGATATGATCAAGAGAGGGGACCGATCGAAATTCGATGTTGAGGTTTTAAAGCAATTCAAAAAACTAATGCCAGAGAATCATGAG ATCGAAAATATAAAGGCTTACAAAGGAGAAAAGGAAAAATTAGCAAGTGCTGATCACTTCTACCTTCTCCTCCTTGACGTTCCTTG CTACCAGCTAAGGATTGACTGCATGTTGCTATGTGAGGAGGCTACTGTTACCCTGCAAGTGCTACATCCTAGGGCAGAGCTAATTAAAACTGCTTGTCAAG ATCTTCTTTCTGCTTCAAGACTACCCCTGTTCTGTGAGCTAATTCTTAAAATTGGAAATTTCCTGAACTAT GGCAGTCACACAGGAAATGCAGATGGCTTTAAAATAAATACCCTACTAAAACTAACAGAAACGAAAGCAAACCAATCTCGGATCACATTGCTCCATCACATGATTGAG GAGATTGAGAAGTCCTATCCAGACCTTCTGAATCTTCCAGATGACCTGGAGAAAATTTCGAAAGCAGGAGG CTTGAGTGTGGACTCGCTTCAATCAGATGCAATCAACCTATTGGAAGGTCTCAAGAACATCAGTCGTAAAGTTGGATCATCTATAGATGATGTGAAGTTACAGTTTGAAAAACCTATCCAG GAGCGTCTATCTGTAACGAATGATCTGAAGGAACTTCTGGAAGATATTGAGTCAGAAAGAAAGAAACTGGCTGAGTACTTTTGCGATGACATTAGTAAATTGTCACTGGAGGAGCTATTTCTAACCATTAAAACTTTCAGAGATTCTTTCCTCAAAGGAATGAAG GAAAATAAACTCCGAAAGGAGCAGATGGCAAAAGCAGAGAAGAGGAAACAAAAGCTTCAAGAAGAAGAAGCTAAAAGACAAAAAGGAGAGAATGGACAAGCTA TTCATAAATCACCCATAAAGCAAGAGGAGGGATGTATTATTGATGTTCTTCTGTCAGACATAAGGAAGGGTTTTCAATTGAAGAAGACTGCTAGGAGCAGGTGCGAAACTCTGTCTGCTCCAAAACGTTCTATAACTGAAAAAAGTAAGGGGAAAATATCACTGG ACCAAAGTGCCCCTTCTGCAGAAGACAAAGAAAAAGCAATGGCTCCTCAAGATACAACTGTGTCAAAAACTTCAGATGATATTTCTGTTCCCGTGACGGAGGCAGTCACCCAGCAAGCACCTGCCGAAGAGGTGCCTACTCAGAATGATGCAGTGCAGAATACCACACGCCAGTTGTCTGTTGAAGTCATGTCCAACCGTGAAACCAATGCATCTGAAGTGGTACCAGTTCATAAGGATATGACTGACAAAAATCCTGCCCTCTCAACAAGTGAAGTAAATAAAGAAAATATTTGCAAAGGAAGTCCCAAATCTAATTCTGAAATATTATTTGCAGAAGATGAACAGATATCCAGCCCTGCCATAAATGCATCTGAAGCGGTTTCAGTTCATGAGGATGTGGTTGACCTCCCCACAACTGAAGTAAATAAAGAAAATATTTGCAACGAGCGTCCTAAATCTAACTCTGAAATGTTACTTGCAAAACACCATGAACAGTTGAAACAATATCACAATGAAGATAATAATACAATGGACAGGGAAGAAGACAAACTTTCTCATAACACTACTGTAGATGGGAATTTACCCAAAGCTGTTAATGATATAAACTCCCAAAATAAAGATGATGTCACGCACGTTGACCCTACACTTACTGTGCTTGCGTCAGAAGCAAGCACGGACACTGAAATGACAATATCCCAAAATGTGGACCAAACCATTCCTGATACAAATGTCACACATCCTAAACCAAACCATGAGCACACTGGCAGTATATCATCTTCCACAAGATCAAAAACTCGTCCTCATAGATCTGCCTCATGCACATCTTCAACAAAATCATCTGCCAGGAAATCAATAGATGAAAAAAGTCAAAAAATCAGAG aTGACCACCCTGAAAATCGACACAAGAAATCAAAAAAAACCTGTGTATTGCACTGA
- the LOC144507167 gene encoding inverted formin-2-like isoform X2, whose product MAGKAEGVQRKWALVKEKVTPPDADNTEANLENAEPELCIRLLQVPTVVNYSGLRKRLENSNNSWMVQFLEFNGLDLLLEALDRLSGRGVAKISDALLQLTCVKCVRAVMNSSSGIEYIVNNEGYIRKLSQALDTANITVKKQVFELLAALFIYSLEGHDLALDALEHYKTVKRQQYRFSVIMNELQATDNIPYMTTLMSVINAIILGAEELTFRTQLRNEFIGLHLLDLLTLLREKDDEDLLVQCVTFEEAKGDDDEELMRIYDGIDMNSHQAVFAALFNKVSSSPSSTQLLSILQGLLQLEPSNSSSVVLWEALEILVNRAILIADDTNEDDDVGPIMERLVVKKLGKDQPVKQNASKKVVDKGVQTELSESAIPTEVSQKLNSSVPESLPANLKLHPPPPPAPPLPPFLVATTQPCIPPPPPLPGTGTMPPPPPPPPLPGAAGVPPPPPPPPLPGAAGIPPPPPLPGAGTIPPPPPLPPLPGAGTIPPPPPLPPLPGVGGVPPPPPPLPGVGGAPPPPPPLPGAGGVPPPPPLFPSGIPPPPPPPGAFTNETPIMAHQAGNLSCSYAPPKRPVHRPTLRMKKLNWQKVPAKIALGENCLWSTIRRTAEEPLDPDYASIEQLFCFPVSNSKQKEKTVIKKEVKEITFLDSRKSLNLNIFLKQFKCSHEEVTDMIKRGDRSKFDVEVLKQFKKLMPENHEIENIKAYKGEKEKLASADHFYLLLLDVPCYQLRIDCMLLCEEATVTLQVLHPRAELIKTACQDLLSASRLPLFCELILKIGNFLNYGSHTGNADGFKINTLLKLTETKANQSRITLLHHMIEEIEKSYPDLLNLPDDLEKISKAGGLSVDSLQSDAINLLEGLKNISRKVGSSIDDVKLQFEKPIQERLSVTNDLKELLEDIESERKKLAEYFCDDISKLSLEELFLTIKTFRDSFLKGMKENKLRKEQMAKAEKRKQKLQEEEAKRQKGENGQAIHKSPIKQEEGCIIDVLLSDIRKGFQLKKTARSRCETLSAPKRSITEKNQSAPSAEDKEKAMAPQDTTVSKTSDDISVPVTEAVTQQAPAEEVPTQNDAVQNTTRQLSVEVMSNRETNASEVVPVHKDMTDKNPALSTSEVNKENICKGSPKSNSEILFAEDEQISSPAINASEAVSVHEDVVDLPTTEVNKENICNERPKSNSEMLLAKHHEQLKQYHNEDNNTMDREEDKLSHNTTVDGNLPKAVNDINSQNKDDVTHVDPTLTVLASEASTDTEMTISQNVDQTIPDTNVTHPKPNHEHTGSISSSTRSKTRPHRSASCTSSTKSSARKSIDEKSQKIRDDHPENRHKKSKKTCVLH is encoded by the exons CTTTGGACACAGCCAATATCACAGTAAAGAAACAAGTATTTGAACTATTAGCAGCACTCTTTATCTATTCATTGGAAGGTCACGATCTGGCTTTGGACGCACTGGAACACTACAAG ACTGTGAAAAGACAGCAATATCGATTTAGCGTGATCATGAATGAACTCCAGGCCACAGATAATATTCCATATATGACAACCCTAATGAGTGTCATCAACGCCATCATCTTGGGTgcagaggaactgacattccGTACACAACTTCGGAATGAATTCATAG GTCTCCACCTGTTGGATTTACTGACATTATTAAG GGAAAAAGATGATGAGGATTTATTGGTTCAGTGTGTCACCTTTGAGGAAGCCAAAGGAGATGATGATGAAGAATTAATGAGAATCTATGATGGCATTGATATGAACAGTCACCAAGCAGTATTTGCAGCATTGTTCAATAAA GTGAGCAGCTCACCATCTTCTACCCAGCTGCTGTCAATTCTCCAGGGGCTTCTACAGTTAGAACCATCGAACAGTAGCAGTGTCGTGCTCTGGGAAGCCCTGGAAATCTTGGTGAATAGAGCCATCCTAATTGCTGATGACA caAATGAAGATGATGATGTTGGCCCAATCATGGAAAGACTTGTAGTGAAGAAGTTAGGAAAGGATCAGCCAGTGAAGCAAAATGCTAGTAAGAAGGTTGTTGATAAAGGTGTTCAGACAGAATTGTCCGAGTCTGCAATACCCACTGAAGTAAGCCAAAAGTTAAACTCCTCAGTGCCAGAATCACTTCCAGCTAACCTGAAGctgcatcctccccctcccccggctcCCCCACTTCCTCCATTTCTCGTTGCTACAACTCAGCCATGTATTCCACCGCCACCCCCTCTTCCAGGCACTGGTaccatgccccctcctccccctcccccacctctccctggTGCTGCCGGtgttcccccgcctccccctcccccgcctctccCTGGTGCTGCCGgtattcccccacctccccctctccctggcgCTGGCActattcctccccctccccctctcccacctctcCCTGGCGCTGGCActattcctccccctccccctctcccacctctccctggtgttggcggtgtccctccccctccccctcccctccctggtgTTGGTGgtgcgcccccacctccccctcccctccctggtgccggaggtgtgcctccccctcccccgcttttCCCCAGTGGcattcctccccctccaccacctccgGGTGCATTTACCAATGAAACGCCCATAATGGCTCACCAAGCTGGCAACCTATCGTGTTCGTACGCTCCACCTAAAAGACCTGTTCATCGGCCAACGTTACGGATGAAAAAGCTGAACTGGCAGAAAGTCCCTGCAAAAATAGCTTTGG ggGAAAATTGTTTATGGTCAACCATTCGAAGAACTGCAGAAGAACCTTTGGACCCTGATTATGCCAGTATTGAGCAACTCTTCTGCTTTCCAGTGTCCAATTCGAAACAGAAAGAGAAAACTGTTATCAAAAAGGAGGTCAAAGAG ATCACATTTCTAGATTCAAGGAAAAGCCTTAACTTGAACATATTTTTAAAGCAATTCAAATG TTCTCATGAGGAAGTGACTGATATGATCAAGAGAGGGGACCGATCGAAATTCGATGTTGAGGTTTTAAAGCAATTCAAAAAACTAATGCCAGAGAATCATGAG ATCGAAAATATAAAGGCTTACAAAGGAGAAAAGGAAAAATTAGCAAGTGCTGATCACTTCTACCTTCTCCTCCTTGACGTTCCTTG CTACCAGCTAAGGATTGACTGCATGTTGCTATGTGAGGAGGCTACTGTTACCCTGCAAGTGCTACATCCTAGGGCAGAGCTAATTAAAACTGCTTGTCAAG ATCTTCTTTCTGCTTCAAGACTACCCCTGTTCTGTGAGCTAATTCTTAAAATTGGAAATTTCCTGAACTAT GGCAGTCACACAGGAAATGCAGATGGCTTTAAAATAAATACCCTACTAAAACTAACAGAAACGAAAGCAAACCAATCTCGGATCACATTGCTCCATCACATGATTGAG GAGATTGAGAAGTCCTATCCAGACCTTCTGAATCTTCCAGATGACCTGGAGAAAATTTCGAAAGCAGGAGG CTTGAGTGTGGACTCGCTTCAATCAGATGCAATCAACCTATTGGAAGGTCTCAAGAACATCAGTCGTAAAGTTGGATCATCTATAGATGATGTGAAGTTACAGTTTGAAAAACCTATCCAG GAGCGTCTATCTGTAACGAATGATCTGAAGGAACTTCTGGAAGATATTGAGTCAGAAAGAAAGAAACTGGCTGAGTACTTTTGCGATGACATTAGTAAATTGTCACTGGAGGAGCTATTTCTAACCATTAAAACTTTCAGAGATTCTTTCCTCAAAGGAATGAAG GAAAATAAACTCCGAAAGGAGCAGATGGCAAAAGCAGAGAAGAGGAAACAAAAGCTTCAAGAAGAAGAAGCTAAAAGACAAAAAGGAGAGAATGGACAAGCTA TTCATAAATCACCCATAAAGCAAGAGGAGGGATGTATTATTGATGTTCTTCTGTCAGACATAAGGAAGGGTTTTCAATTGAAGAAGACTGCTAGGAGCAGGTGCGAAACTCTGTCTGCTCCAAAACGTTCTATAACTGAAAAAA ACCAAAGTGCCCCTTCTGCAGAAGACAAAGAAAAAGCAATGGCTCCTCAAGATACAACTGTGTCAAAAACTTCAGATGATATTTCTGTTCCCGTGACGGAGGCAGTCACCCAGCAAGCACCTGCCGAAGAGGTGCCTACTCAGAATGATGCAGTGCAGAATACCACACGCCAGTTGTCTGTTGAAGTCATGTCCAACCGTGAAACCAATGCATCTGAAGTGGTACCAGTTCATAAGGATATGACTGACAAAAATCCTGCCCTCTCAACAAGTGAAGTAAATAAAGAAAATATTTGCAAAGGAAGTCCCAAATCTAATTCTGAAATATTATTTGCAGAAGATGAACAGATATCCAGCCCTGCCATAAATGCATCTGAAGCGGTTTCAGTTCATGAGGATGTGGTTGACCTCCCCACAACTGAAGTAAATAAAGAAAATATTTGCAACGAGCGTCCTAAATCTAACTCTGAAATGTTACTTGCAAAACACCATGAACAGTTGAAACAATATCACAATGAAGATAATAATACAATGGACAGGGAAGAAGACAAACTTTCTCATAACACTACTGTAGATGGGAATTTACCCAAAGCTGTTAATGATATAAACTCCCAAAATAAAGATGATGTCACGCACGTTGACCCTACACTTACTGTGCTTGCGTCAGAAGCAAGCACGGACACTGAAATGACAATATCCCAAAATGTGGACCAAACCATTCCTGATACAAATGTCACACATCCTAAACCAAACCATGAGCACACTGGCAGTATATCATCTTCCACAAGATCAAAAACTCGTCCTCATAGATCTGCCTCATGCACATCTTCAACAAAATCATCTGCCAGGAAATCAATAGATGAAAAAAGTCAAAAAATCAGAG aTGACCACCCTGAAAATCGACACAAGAAATCAAAAAAAACCTGTGTATTGCACTGA